In Phycisphaerales bacterium, the sequence AACAGCCGCGAGATCGAACCCAGACATCCGGAGTTTCGATCACGCCGCCTTCGAGTTCACGCGGCTGCGATCCAGACCCTTAAGCCACGCACGGACCTTCTGCTCGTCGCCCGCGGGAATCTCGCACTCGTTGGTCTTCGCGTTGATCTCGAACACGAACTGGGGCGAGGTGAACTCACCGAGCGTCATCGTCGCGAGCCCGTCGATCTCCACCTCGGTCCGTTCGACCATGGAGCCTTTCATCATGTTCTCGACGATGGTGTCGCGCCGATAGATCTTCGCGAACTCGAACTCCGGTGTGATGCCGTCCATTCCGCATTCCGACATCACACGCCCGATCCGTGCCGAGAGATGCGGATCGACGTGCGACTCGCGCCAGATTCGGTCAATGGACGCCTGCGAGACCGAGCCGAGCGCCACGAGCAACGGTCCAAGGCGACCGCCGCAACGTTGCTGGACGTGCACCGCGGCCACGAGATCCTCATCGCAGATGAGGCCGGCCGCCAGCAGTTTGTCGCCGATGCGCTCGTTTGTCGTGTTCATCACGCCGACTCCTGGTCTTCCAAACACCAAAGGCACGGAATCACTCCCCCGCGCCTGGGGCTACGTCGGACACTCGGGCACGCCACATCATCAGGAAATCGGAATTTCCCCGCACCGACTCAAGAATGCTGGTTTTTGCACTTAGAGACGCCCGACCGATAACCAGATTGTGCATTCGAGATCGGATTACTCCGTGCTCGGAATCGCCACACGCGGCACTCCCGCCACGCCCTCCGTCGACACCGCCCGCACGCCGAAGATGTGATCATCCAGGCACAGATCGACCATTGCAAAGTCATCACCATCGGCAGGGAAGACCCATCGCCACATCGCGTCGGTCGTCAGTCTGCAGACGACCTCGTGGCGAGCGCCCGACGCGATCGGCGTCCATCGCACGAGCGTCCCCGAGCCGGTCGGCGAGTGCCCGGCTCGCACACGATCGGGCGCGGGCGGCGCACTCGCGAGGTGGCAGAGCGCCGCGACGTTCAGCCGCGTCACGCCCGCGAGATACTCCGCGTCCACGAACTGGGGGAGGTCGCCGCGCTCGATCGAGCGATCCACGCGCGCGTGCTGGCGCGAGAAGTGCTCGTCGGGCTCGGTGAAGCGCACCGCCGGGATGCCCCTCGTGACAAACGGCGTGTGATCGCCGCCGCGACGGAACCGATCCGGGCGAAAGACCAGCATCGGCGCGACGTCGGTCATCTCCAATCGAGCGACGTCGACGATGAATCGCGCCAACTCGCGCGAGGGCGAGTCGCTCTCCAGCCCGTTCGATCGGAACATCGTCCGGGAGGCGTCATCGGCCGCCATCGGCACGCCCTCCGAGAAGACACGCACCACGTCGCGCCGTGCGGGATGGATCGAGCCGGCCGGACCCGATGGATCGCCGACGATGTCGCAGTTGAGCACGGCATGCACGTGCAACGACCGCGAAGCCGCCGCAGCCGACGCGCGAAAGGCCGCCCCCAGCAAGCCCTGCTCCTCGCCACCGGTGAGCACGATCACGACTGTGCCCGAAAGCGGGGCCGTGCAGAGCACTCGCGCCGCCTCGATCGCGAGCGCACACCCCGAGGCGTTGTCGTCGGCACCCGGCGCGTCGCTCGTCGAATCCAGCGGGTCGGCCGTCATGCTGTCGTAATGGGCCATCACATACGTCGCCCGGCGCGAAGCCTCAGGATCGACACCCGGGATGATCGCCAGCAGATTCACGATCCTGGCGCCCAGGGGCAACCGCGTTGAAGGCTCGGCGTCGAACTCCTCTTCGATCACGCTCAATCGCGATCCGGGCAACGCGGCAAAGGACTCGAGCGTTCGCTTGATCCAACGCCGCGCCGCCGCGTTCCCGCGCCCGGGATCGGTGTCGGGGGACAGCGTGTGCCGGGTCCCGAACGCCGCGAGCACGTCCACCGTCTCGCGCACGTGGTCGCGCGAGACGTGCGACAGGATGGACGCGAACCGGCGCGGAGAACTCGCGGCCTGCCCGCCGACTGAAGAACCCGGTTTCGCCTCAACGGTCGGGTGTGTTGGGTTCAAGCCCCGCTCGGCCGCGGCTGGCCGACGACCATCTCCCGAACCGGTTTCGCGCGTCGGCATGCCACATGGTACCCGGAAACAGATTTTGGTTGACAGGGAAAACATGTGACCATATGGTCACATGATTGTCCCCGCTCCTGGGGGTGTGTTTGAAAGTGAAAGTGAGGCCACAGATGCGAAACAAGTTCATCGTTTGTTCAGTGCTCCCATGCATGCTCATCGCCGGGGCCGGGGTCTCCGGCTCGAGCCTGGCGACGACGCGGGGCGCGAGCGGTCCCGAATCGAGCGGCGTCTTCCCGATTCCCAGCATCCTCGGGACGATCGCCGGTCGTGTCACATCCGAATCAACCGGCGGCGAGATCGTGGGCGCCGCGGTCACGCTCACTCGCGGCGATGTGATCGTCGCCCAGGGCACCAGCGGCAAGGACGGGCAGTTCGTCCTCGTCGGGATCGCGCCCGGGACGTACTCCATCTCGGCGAACGGGCATGAGAATCGAACCGTCAATCTCTCGCGATTCGACATCTACGTGGAACTGACGGCCAAGTAGACCCCACACCGCATCACGAGCGCGTGATGAGGGCGTGCCGATGGTTCGCCTCACGCGAGCCATCGGTCTTGAATGGTGTCAAAGCCCATTGGGGTTTCGTGGGAACAACGTTTGGAGTGTGATCATGACCGAGCGACTGGCTCCGACGTCTCACCTCTCGCTGGATGTGAAGTTGCAGGTCCCCGTCCGCGCCTCGCGGGCTCGCGCGTGGGAGATTCTCACAACACGGATGGGCGATTGGATGCGGTCCTATCCGGGACGCGAGCACATGGGCCTTGTTCTCGAGGCGAGGCCCGGCGGGATGCTGTGGAGGCCCTTTCCCGAGGGCGGCGGGTGCTGGTGGGCGACGGTGCGGTACCTCAAGCCTCTGCACCGGTTGGACCTGGTCGGGCCGTTCTTCATGGAAGGGCCGAGCGTGACGACCATCGTGTTCACGCTCGAGAGCGCCCCCGGGGACGAGTCGAACGGGCCATGCACCTTGTCGGTGCACCATCGGATCATGGGTGAGTCCCCACCCGAGTCCGAAATGGCCAATGAGGCCTGGCGGTGCTTCCTTGAGGAGTTCTACATTCCCCTCAGCGAGGGCTCGTCATGACACGAAACACACGAGGAGTCAGAAGGACCCATCCGCGTCGGCGAGATCCGGACGCTCGCAGCGCCGCGCCCGCGTCGAATCCACCGTCGCCGACGCCGCCTCCGATGCCCACGACGGAGTTCGACATCGACGCGGTCTGCCGAGCCCTCGCGGACCCGACGCGGCGGGCGCTCCTCGATCTGCTCCGCGACGGCCCGAAGACGACGGGCGATCTCTGCCTCGCGTTCCCCGCGGTGACCCGGTTCGCGGTGATGAAGCACCTTGGAATCCTGGAATCGGCACAACTCGTGCTCGCCACGCGCGAGGGATCGAAGCGTTGGAACTGGCTGAATGGTGCGCCGCTCGCGACGCTCATGCAGCGTTGGATGACGCCTCTGGCGATCTCGTGGTCGAGCGACATGCTCGCGTTCGCGCAGATCGCGGCCGAGAAGATCAAGCGGTAACCCCCGCCGCTCTACCGAATCCGCCGGCCCTTGCTCACCTGGTGGCGTTTGGGCGTGATGTGGAAGGTCGCGACGCATTTGCCGACGCGTTTTTCCTTGCCGGCGACGGCCTCGCCCACGGACTTGGGAAGGACCTTCTCGGCCGTCGGACGCACCTTCTTCGGGAGGATCGGCTGCTGGACGATCTCCATGTCGATGGTGAGGTTGAACTCCTTGCCCGAGGCGATGAGGGCGGCGGCGTCCTCGCGCGGCGTGATCTTGTAGACCGCTGGGCCATAGCACGGCCTGAGGAATCGATATTCGAGGTTCTTGCAGACGACGGTGTACTCGCCGCCACAGAGTTGGAAGACGTACATCCCCCCGGCGATCTCGCTGTTGCCCAAGAGCGAGGCGCCGGCCATCGCGTTGTACCAGTTGCGGTTAAAGCGGCGATAGGGGAGGACGGCGGAGTACGTGTTCTCGTCGAGGCGTTTGGGGAGGCGGATCCCCGAGCGGAAGGCATAGGGCAGCCAGATGAGCGAGGTGGCCTTCTGCCAGAAGGCGTTGCGCGTCGAGAGACGGCTGATGTAGTTATCCAGCCGATCCATGAGGGAAGGCTTGCCGGCCTTGGCGCGGACGAGCACGTGCCCGGATTCGGTCACGGTCGCCTCGGCGGGCACAAGTCCAGATTCAGATTGGGCGTGCTTTGGTTCCATCGGCGTCGGGCTCGCCTCGGGCGAGTCGGTCGTCGCGAGATTGGACGTGGCGTGCGGCGTCATGGCGTGGCGCGTCGAATCCGGCAATCGTAGTGGGCGACGGGGCGTGGGGTTCGGCCGAGCAACTGTGGATCTGAACGGTCATTGGCCCGGGCAGCGCCTGCCGACCCGCTCTGGTCGCCCGGCTCAGACGCCGTCCTCGATAAGGTCGTACCACCCCTTGTCGTTTCGGCGTACGCGTCGGCAGGGGTTCCCCGGCTCGTGGTCGAGGATGAGGAGCCAGTCACGCTCGGCCGCCGCTTCCAGGAGCCAGCCCCTCGAGACCATGCTGGTGTATGGCTCGACGTCGTAGCCGAGGCTGAAGGCCTGACCGACGTGCCATGCCGTGGGCATCACGTCGGGCGTGAAGACGACGGTGCGGCCTTTCTTGTCGGTGAACATCGTGGCCTGCTGGCCCCAGGTGTGCCCGGGCGTGAGGAAGACGCGGATGCCGGGATGGACCTCGGTTGTGCGGAGGTCGATGGGCAGCGTTGGTGATTCGTCGCGATCGGGCGTGATGCCGGTCGCGAAGGGGCGGGGCGAATCCACGAGCACCATCCGTTCGCGGAGCGGCTCGAGGTGATCGCGAAAATAGGTCCGCGTCATCACCGACCGGTTCGCGATCGCGTCGTCCCACTCGCGCGACTGGCAGACGACCCTTGCGTTGGGGAGCGTGACCTTGACGCCGTGGTCGCCCGCCGAGCCTGGGCCGGTCCAGTCGGGGGTCTCACCGGCGTGGGGCAGTCGCGTCAGGCCGCCGGCGTGATCGAAGTGCATGTGGGAGATGATGGCGAGGTCGATCGCGTTCTCGGAACAATCGATCTCGTGGAGGGCGTCGGAGACGCAGCGATTCTCGAGCGCGAAGATGTCTCTGCTCTTGGGGTCGAGTTTGTTTCCGGTCCCGGCCTCGAGGAGGATTCTCTTGCCGCCCCCTTCGAGGAGCAGGCAGTTGTGCTGGAGCGTGACACGCCCGCGGTCGTCGATGGGAACATTTCGAGACCACACGACCTTGGGGATCAGGCCGAACATCGATCCCGCGTCGAGGCGGAACTCGCCGGCGCGGAGGAGTTTCCAGGAATAGGTCACGGTCATAGATCGAGCCTAGGCCCCGGACCGCCCAGGCCCGCGAACGTGGGTGGGCGAGTCCGGGAAGTGGGAAATCGTGAAGCGGTACCTTGCCCGCCCCGCACGATCCCCCCCGGCTCACGGGCGAGAACCCGATACGGGCAACCGTGGGTTGAAATCGATCGCAGTGTTTGCCAGGCGTTGCCGATGGTTGTGGGCCGTCGGCCTTGGGACGCTCGACGGAGGGAGAGAGAGGAGCACACATGGGCGTTCGAGCCACCCGGCAGGTTTCGGAGAGTTTTCGAGCATTCGAGCCATGCGGCGAGGCGTTCATCGCCCGGGCGCTTTTGAGACTATCAGAAGACAGCCCCGCGGCACGGGCGGCTCTTCCCACGGGGAGCGAGGAGTTCCACGCGACGGCGTTCGCCCACCTGCGGCACATCGTCCGGAACATGTCGAAGTTCGGTTCGCTGGAGTCCGGGCTTACGAAACTCGGCAAGCGTGCCGACGCCGCGGGCATCACGCCGAACGACCTCCAGCACGCCCGGCACGCTCTGATCGCGACGATGTCGGAACTCCTGCGCGAGGAATGGGATGACGATCTGCACGCGGCATGGGAGCACACGCTCCAGGCGGCGTGCGGCGCGATGCTGCGGGGCATGACGCCCGTCCGGCATGCGGCCTGACATCGACTCCGCGAGATTGGAACGGTTTCCGGGCACACGCGGCACGCTGGATCGAATGGCGCGGAGAACGCGGCACGACTTCCTATAGTCACCGCCTCGTATTTTCGCACCCTCAACGCCGAGACCACGCGCCATGCTCATCCGCACGCACACCTGCGGGCACCTCCGCGATTCGCACGTCGGGCAGACCGTCCGCCTTTGCGGCTGGGTCAACTCCTATCGCGACCACGGCAAACTCATCTTCATCGACCTGCGCGATCGTTACGGGCTGACGCAACTGGTCTTCGACCCCGAGGACGGCGCCGATCAGGCGATGATGGGCCACGCCGACAAACTCCGCTCCGAGGACGTGATCGCGTGCGAGGGACTGGTTCGCATTCGCGTCGGGGGCGAGAACCCCAAACTCGCGACGGGCAAGGTCGAGATCGTCGTCAAGAAACTCGAGGTCCTGAGCAAGACGGACAACCCGCCGTTCCTGCCCGATGACCAGGCCGACCTTCCCAACGAGGAGTTGCGCCTGACGCATCGGTATCTCGACCTGCGTCGCCCGACGATGCAGAAGATCCTGGGCACGCGCCACACGTTGTACCAGATCACGCGGAAGTACTTCGACGAAAACGGCTTCCTCGAGATCGAGACGCCCATCCTCTATA encodes:
- a CDS encoding M20/M25/M40 family metallo-hydrolase, with protein sequence MPTRETGSGDGRRPAAAERGLNPTHPTVEAKPGSSVGGQAASSPRRFASILSHVSRDHVRETVDVLAAFGTRHTLSPDTDPGRGNAAARRWIKRTLESFAALPGSRLSVIEEEFDAEPSTRLPLGARIVNLLAIIPGVDPEASRRATYVMAHYDSMTADPLDSTSDAPGADDNASGCALAIEAARVLCTAPLSGTVVIVLTGGEEQGLLGAAFRASAAAASRSLHVHAVLNCDIVGDPSGPAGSIHPARRDVVRVFSEGVPMAADDASRTMFRSNGLESDSPSRELARFIVDVARLEMTDVAPMLVFRPDRFRRGGDHTPFVTRGIPAVRFTEPDEHFSRQHARVDRSIERGDLPQFVDAEYLAGVTRLNVAALCHLASAPPAPDRVRAGHSPTGSGTLVRWTPIASGARHEVVCRLTTDAMWRWVFPADGDDFAMVDLCLDDHIFGVRAVSTEGVAGVPRVAIPSTE
- a CDS encoding carboxypeptidase regulatory-like domain-containing protein; the encoded protein is MLPCMLIAGAGVSGSSLATTRGASGPESSGVFPIPSILGTIAGRVTSESTGGEIVGAAVTLTRGDVIVAQGTSGKDGQFVLVGIAPGTYSISANGHENRTVNLSRFDIYVELTAK
- a CDS encoding winged helix-turn-helix transcriptional regulator yields the protein MPTTEFDIDAVCRALADPTRRALLDLLRDGPKTTGDLCLAFPAVTRFAVMKHLGILESAQLVLATREGSKRWNWLNGAPLATLMQRWMTPLAISWSSDMLAFAQIAAEKIKR
- a CDS encoding MBL fold metallo-hydrolase → MTVTYSWKLLRAGEFRLDAGSMFGLIPKVVWSRNVPIDDRGRVTLQHNCLLLEGGGKRILLEAGTGNKLDPKSRDIFALENRCVSDALHEIDCSENAIDLAIISHMHFDHAGGLTRLPHAGETPDWTGPGSAGDHGVKVTLPNARVVCQSREWDDAIANRSVMTRTYFRDHLEPLRERMVLVDSPRPFATGITPDRDESPTLPIDLRTTEVHPGIRVFLTPGHTWGQQATMFTDKKGRTVVFTPDVMPTAWHVGQAFSLGYDVEPYTSMVSRGWLLEAAAERDWLLILDHEPGNPCRRVRRNDKGWYDLIEDGV